The Trichlorobacter lovleyi SZ DNA window TTGGAGGACCAGGAGTTGTCAGTCTTGGCCCTGCACCTGCTGCAGATCTGCTTGGTCTATGTCAATACGCTTATGATTCAGCAGGTTCTGACCGAACCGGCTTGGCATTCGCGGATGAAGCAAGAGGACTACCGTGCTCTGTCGCCACTGATTTACAACCACATCAATCCATACGGCATCTTTGAGCTGGATATGGATTTGCGGTTGCCGATTGAGTTAGTTGCTTAGCGTAGTTTTTCGTACCGATGGGCTTCACTTGCTTTTGGCCCTGACGGCATTGATGTATTTATAGAGGGTTGGTTTGGAGATGCCCATCATCTGGCAGATTTGTTTTACGGTATGGTTCTCTTCATCGTAGAGCTTAACTGCCAGGGCCTGTTTGTCGGCAGACAGTGATTTGGGGCGGCCTCCTTTTTTGCCTCTTGCTCGTGCCGCCGCAAGTCCGGCCTGCGTGCGTTCTCTGATTAGGTTGCGCTCGAACTCGGCCAAAGCGGCAAAGATGTGGAAGATCAACTTCCCGGAACTAGAACGAGTATCGATTGATTCATGCAGACTCTTCAGGCCGATATCGCGGGACTCCAGAAGGGAAACCATTTCGATAAGATCTTTCAGGGAACGGCTCAGACGATCCAACCGCCAGACAACCAGAGTATCGCCTTCTCTGGCGTGACTGAGCGCCGCTGCTAAACCGGGACGCTCAGCTTTTGCTCCGCTGAGCTTGTCTTCATGGATCTGTTGACAGCCCGCTTGCTCCAGAGCATCTTTTTGTAGAGCTAGCTTTTGATCGTCGGTAGATACCCGAGCATATTCCCCAGGATCTGCACATCCCCTACATAATCCATCTCTTCTTCCATCATATAATATTTGATGGCATCGACACCGTTCTGGCTTGCCGGGAACATGGGGATGCTTTTGGGAATACAGTAGGTCACAATTGCACCACCCGGCTTTCCCTTCATGTGGGCAATACCATGACGGTTAGGGTAGAGCCGCTCGATGAACGCCTTAGTCCGGGAATCAAGTGTCGAATAAGGAGTGTAACCAGCGATGATCAGTGCATCGGACTCTTTCACCTTCTCCGTCAACTCGAAACCATCATCCTTTATCACACATTGGCCGGTCTTTCTGCATCCCAGGCAAGCTCTACATGGCTCTATTGTATAATCTGTCAGCTTGATGAATTCCGTTTCCAGACCAGTCGACTCCAGAGCGAGTTTTAGTGCTCTATCAGTATTACTATTTCGGATTGGAGAACCGGATACGCCTAATACCTTCATACTTTCCTCCACTACTGGGTGTAGCACCGGGCCATAGCCGTATGCCCGGTGCCTGATTTACCCTATTTCTTTTCCCAGGCGAATTTCTCAAACGCTCTATCAATCGGGGTTTCAGCAATATGATTGACGTAGTTGCTGATCACTTTCTGCGAAAGCCCCAGAATGATTTCCAACAATTGCCTTTGCCCGTAACCGGCGGCATAAAATGCTTCAACTTCATCTTTTGACAGTTCACCGCGTTTGCGCACTACAGCCAAAGTCGTGTTCTGCAGCACTTGCAACTTGTCCGTCGGCATCGGCTCTTGGTTGCGAAGTGCCTCAGTCAGTGCCGGGTCCACCTTCATCATTTTGGCAACCCCAGTATGGGCAGGAACGCAATAGGTGCAGTTATGTTCGACGTTGATGGTCTGCCAGACAACCGTCAATTCCTCGGCGTTATCCGGCACCATTTTGCGCAGGGTCTCTTCGCCCCCTTTACGCTTTGCCGCACGCTGATAGATCTGTTGGAATGTTTGCATCACTGCTCCTGGTTTTTTTAAAAAATAAAACCCTAACCTGCTGCAAAGTGTTTTGTCAGACCCATTATTGCATAGGCAGAGTTTTTCCCTGACCCTTCGATCAAACGGCTGAACCAGGCACAAATCCTATCTTCTAGCTTAATCGCAAAGCCCAAGAAGCCTTCAGTTCTTGCTGTATCCAGAATTGTTACCCAAGGAGCCTCTGAGTAAACTTTACTTGCTGTTTCAGAGTTCTCTGGAACACCTGTCTGGCCAAGTAGAACCGCCGCCTCAAAGGCAAATAATGAATAGAGTTCCTTGTCTGTCATTTTAGTTTCTCCAATCATTTTTTATATTCCACTAAGAGACGATTTCGCACCTTTAGGTTAAATTTTCCCCAGGACTTCTTTTCCCCTGAGAATGGTCCGTCCTGCATTCCTGTACAGATAGACATTCAGGAAAACCATCAGCAGAGTAAATACGGTCAGCAAAGGGGCCTTCTTCTCAAATGGCAAAACTTCAGCTGGAACCGCTGGGTGCAAATGAACATAGAGGGCGACAAGCATGATCACAGTTACGGCAAGGTTCCCGCCGTAAAAAATTTTCTTTGCCCAAGAAGGAGTGATTTTCTCCCACAAAAAGAGAAAAGCAAGAAGCGTTAAACCAACGGTAATTTCCCCCAGTTGCCCACTCCAAAAAGTGAGAGTCGAGAAAGGCAGTCCGCTTCTGTCGATTTGGGTCGTAAAAAATGTTTTAAATGGTTCGAAAAATTTAACCGTACCAGGCACAAGCATGATTGCTCCGAGATACCCGGTGATGATCCTTGTTGATTTTGTCATGATCTTTTCCCTATTCACGCATGTTGAGTTTATAAAACTGCAGATGTGCACCCCTGCAATCACGCCCACCTTGAACGCTCATTCAAGCTAGCGCCGACACGAGCCCCTGTCAACACTTTTTTGAGTGATCATTCAAGAAAATAGTGTATAGTGTAAAAAAGTTATTGAGATTAGATGATTGAAAGCAGAGGACAACAGATGGCAAGAGCACAATTTGACAGAGAAGAGATAATCGATAAATCGATTGGGCTGTTTTGGGAGAACGGATATAGCGCCTCCTCAATGCAGAAGGTGGTGAAAACTACCGGACTTAAGCCTGGCTCGATCTATTTAGCTTTTGGCAATAAAGAAGGTTTGTTCAGGGAAGCACTGGAGAGCTACGCACGTAAAACGATCGAGGCAATCCATCATTTGATGGCAACTGCACCCAGCATCAGCGCGGGGATTTGTATGTTCCTCGAACAAAAAGTAGTGGAGTCGACACAAAAAACCTACTGCAGCTGTTTCCTGGTCAAGACCCGTCTTGAACTGGCAGCCGAGGGAGGCGAACTGCATGAGTTGGCCTCCTCCAAACTGGATAAGATTGAAGAGGTTTTAGAAGGTTATATTGACAAAGAATATGGCAGTGAAGTGAGTAAGCAGAGGGCCATCAGCCTGATGATGCATATCTTCGGGGTGAGGGTGTATGGCTACCAACAGGGTTCTGCCGACCGAATGCGGCTTGGCTTGAAAGAAGGTTTGCCCTGGTTGCCATGGGAAACGCTCAATTGATCTCTTTGTAAATTA harbors:
- a CDS encoding recombinase family protein is translated as MLYDGRRDGLCRGCADPGEYARVSTDDQKLALQKDALEQAGCQQIHEDKLSGAKAERPGLAAALSHAREGDTLVVWRLDRLSRSLKDLIEMVSLLESRDIGLKSLHESIDTRSSSGKLIFHIFAALAEFERNLIRERTQAGLAAARARGKKGGRPKSLSADKQALAVKLYDEENHTVKQICQMMGISKPTLYKYINAVRAKSK
- a CDS encoding flavodoxin family protein, producing MKVLGVSGSPIRNSNTDRALKLALESTGLETEFIKLTDYTIEPCRACLGCRKTGQCVIKDDGFELTEKVKESDALIIAGYTPYSTLDSRTKAFIERLYPNRHGIAHMKGKPGGAIVTYCIPKSIPMFPASQNGVDAIKYYMMEEEMDYVGDVQILGNMLGYLPTIKS
- a CDS encoding carboxymuconolactone decarboxylase family protein; translated protein: MQTFQQIYQRAAKRKGGEETLRKMVPDNAEELTVVWQTINVEHNCTYCVPAHTGVAKMMKVDPALTEALRNQEPMPTDKLQVLQNTTLAVVRKRGELSKDEVEAFYAAGYGQRQLLEIILGLSQKVISNYVNHIAETPIDRAFEKFAWEKK
- a CDS encoding TetR/AcrR family transcriptional regulator; the encoded protein is MIESRGQQMARAQFDREEIIDKSIGLFWENGYSASSMQKVVKTTGLKPGSIYLAFGNKEGLFREALESYARKTIEAIHHLMATAPSISAGICMFLEQKVVESTQKTYCSCFLVKTRLELAAEGGELHELASSKLDKIEEVLEGYIDKEYGSEVSKQRAISLMMHIFGVRVYGYQQGSADRMRLGLKEGLPWLPWETLN